The nucleotide sequence TCTCCTGGGATCATCATCTCTATTATATTTCCGGTGATGAAATCCAACGGCAGGCCTTGAATCTCGTTCTTTTGGTCACCACCATCTAACAGCACATCCATTGCGTCTTTGACAGGAATTGTTTTCTGAGCACAAATTGTATTTTCCATTGCCATCTTTTTCGTGTCTAATATCTTCCCCACCATCTTCAACAATCGCTCTCTAGCCTGCCAGCGCGTGAATTATGATACATCCACTCAAATAACAGCAATAATTGAAACAAAACTCTAGATATGAGTAGTATTAGCGGAAATCGAACTGGAGATCGCAGGTGCAAGAGTGAATTAATTGAGCGAACAAACCCTTGCAAATATAAGCATGCACTAAAGTTTAAACGCAAataattcacacgtacgttacCTTGAGAGATTTATATAGCCTAGTTCCAGGGAGCTTGATTGGTATGCAAATTAATCCTTTGATGAACTCTTCAAATTCTCTCTTGAGAAGGTTTAAGTCTTCACCAGGATCAATGCTCATTAAAACTTTAACCAGTACTTCAAAGGTAATCTGAAATACCCAAAACGATAGTATACACTATATAAATGTTCTCATGATGAAAGAAGAGTACTATAGTACATTTAGTCGCTCATGCACGCAAACTGATCACGGTCGCTAATACATGAATGCATCAACAACCAAAATATGCACATTGCAATTGATCAGACATACACTTGCACTTCTCTATGCGAAATGACCGACAATTTCCTATTGTATATCTAGCATGTTATGTTACAACCAATTAATATGGTTCActttattcaaaatttttacTTTGGCATGTAAAATGTACTACTTGAGCACAGAGATAGTTGGGGGACCTTTTGGGTTTCATCTTGGACGTAAATGGGAGACTGCATGTCTCTCCAAAGAGCCAAGTTGAGCTTGATTGAGTTTTCGATGTCGGCGGTGATTCGAGCTTTGAACTGTGGCGATTTCAGAAAACCAGCGATGAGTCCATGCACTCTCTTATGAAGGCTTCCATTTGTTTGGAGAATAGAATATTTTCCCATCAGTTCTGTAATTGATTTCGGATAGGCAGGAATGAAAGTATTTCCATGGTTTTGCATTACCACCTTGTTCACCTCAGCATCCGTGGATACTATGATAGGAGTCCCCAATATGTTAGTCTTAAACACCTTTCCATACCTATATTTAGAGAGGCATATTGTTATTAAAAAATTCTCCTATACTCCGGTTTATTATTAACATGCATCGTATAAGTAAAGAGTTGAATATACAGTTCAAAATTTAACAGACTAAGAATATAACAGTTAAGAATCCCAATACATACTATACACGGATGCATATTAGAAAATCTTATTGcgagtatatatatataggatctAGAAGCCAATGTATATCATATACTGATGCATACTAGAAAATCACATTGTACGTGCACACTACACGTTATCAAAGAGGATGCACATACTATACACCGATTCGCTGATACATACTACACATTATCAAAAAGGATGCACATACTATACACCGATTCGTTGATACATACTAGAAAATCCAATTACTCAAGCCAATTCAATTTGCTAGTTTATCATTGATGATAGGATATGTATGGTCATTTTTATTGGGAGGCTGAAAACTATGGTCCCATGGAGAATAGGATGTGTTGTTAGTTAGTTAGTACAGAACTGCAGAAAACAATAAAGGTTGGGGGAAGGTCTATTTTCAAGGCTTCCCAGCCAGTTAATTAGTATATGTAGCAggctttttctttccttcttttaaCTCCTTGTGGTTGCTCCTTTCCCaccttgtttcttttttctgcTATGGTCACCATCTGCCATGAATGAAGAAAttccattcttttattttttttactttatttatagATGTTGGTACTTTCTTGTTGCCCTGCCGTGCCTGCccattaatttcttattttctttgtttttaaattcttttataACACAATATTCTATTTTATACTTTTATAAGGCAAACGACCTaaccaacatttttttttaaaattatttaggaTGGTAAACAAATGTTGTTTTATCTACGCCATTTTAATGTAAGAAGGTGGAAGAATTGGACTAAGACAAATTTGACCtgtcataaaaattaaattccaaactgtcatctaagtgaattaaaaTGGAAACTTCCTACTAAGTATTAGAAAAATACTCGTAAGCTGCCATGTAATGagtcattattattttttttatatactaaGAGGTACGTGGTAAAAGGAAAATATTAACttaagggggtgtattcaataaaaaatttgagagattttaatggatttataaatctatgaatttttatggagttCAATTGATTTGTAGAAATTCCATATAAAATCTCATGGGGAAATGTGAGATTTGTAGAtgtttaaaatacactacgaaatctctcaaattccctctaattcctcaacttctttaaaatcaatttctaattgaatataccTGGAATTGTTacaaacttctttaaaatcttaattgaatacacccagatttctaaagattttaataaactatcttaaaattctaattgaatacaccttaaATTtaagagaatcacttaaaattctgattgaatacccctaaatttattaaaataattaaaatccctcaaaatccaaTACAACCCCACTAGAACTTGGGTTGGAGAAATAAATGTTCTAAATAACAACTTGAACTATATGAATTGTTATGGTGGCTACGACATTCCTTCTCAACCCACCCTACCTCGAATTTCTCTCTTCTTAGCGTagcttaaaataataaaattgctTTAAAAACAGATTAAACTACAAATGCTATAAAATCATTATTTCATGTCTCATCGTTTGATTACCACTTTATATTTAAAACatatatttgaaaaagaaaaaaaaaaagaaaaaaactaaaacatatATTTCCATCGGTTAACGTTAtccttttctttgtaatttcCATCGGTTAACGttatccttttctttcttcttatctCTTTTTTCTGGTACATGTTAGATGATTCCCATTAAAAGCAATACCTTTACCAACTCGAATCTCTTTACCAACACATGAACCGATCCAACCCTTAACTTTTCGGgaataacaaaaatattttcataagaGTTATACAACATCATAATCATGGTTGAAAGTTTGGGAAAAatctaaaaattgaaaagaatatcACCATAGAGCACTCACGTCTGAAGTTCATTGAAGCACAGCAGAggaatatacacacacacacacacacacatatatatatatatatatttgtataataTACTATACTATATCTAGTTttcaagaaaatagaaaaaaaactaTATCTATGTCCATATATTTGGATACTTTATATAGTTTAGCCTCAAGACCATAATTCCCTGATTAGGATAATAATAATACgaagaaaatagaattaaaTCAGAAACTAGTACTATTTTCTGACAAAATAATCTAATATTAGTAAGGGTAGAgagaagggaagaagaaaaggagagagaattCTTACAGAGATCTGCGTTTTTCCATGAAGCTGACAGGTCGAGAGGTGTAGCCACAAGCAATGAAGTCAAGGGTTTCTCCTATGAAAGGCCAACCTAACTTCCCTTTTGGAACTTGACCCTTTTGAATTTCCCTATCCTTCTTGTTCtggttcttcttctccttgttaaACCAATACAATGATCCTACAAGAATTCCCACCAAAACCCAACATCCCAAAATCCATCCCATCCTCACAAAAAGCAGAAGGATAAAAAGAACTTTTGGTTCTTTCGAACTCCTTGTGATGTTTATGTAAAACCCTGGTTGTAGAAACCTAGCTAGATCAACGATTCAAAACCCTGGAGTTAGCCTAACGGCGAGGATGGATAGAATGATAAGTAGGAGCAGGTTAGGTTCAGAGTTGGAAGCTGAGTAACACTGAGATTTTTTGAGCAACCCAACTGCTGGTTATGAGCTTCTCACTATTCCATGCAACTCCCACTAGCTAGCTCTCTCTATATACCGtagtgtttgtgtgtgtgtgtgtgtatgagggagagagggagggagagagagagagagagagagagagaggttgttGCTTTTGAGGGGTGAAATGAATTGAactgaattgaattgaatgagaGGAGGATCGAGTGAGAGATTCGGCAGATCAATGAGGTTTCAACAGTCATTAAAGAGGTGGTcatattattatcattattggGAGCACCAAATATGTGACACGCTTCCATTTGATATTTTCCCCTCCATGTTCATAATTTTATAGAGTGATAGGATTTAAGTGGATTTTACTTAATGGAAAAAGGGGGAAGAGGAATATTTCTCTATAATTTGATATGATATTCATTGGTCTTGAATATATTcataataatgttttttttttcttgatagcAATGTCGAAGTGAAAATGACattattgttttaattaaaaaaaattcatttactaGCAAATAATCTCCCTATCACACTtcgcttttttttcttttcgaaaatgtttttcacacttttctttttctggttaTACACTCCCTTTCTTTTTTAGGACTCAGAAGTTAGAAACAAGTAATAGGGGAAAATATAAGACTAAGAAGAGTACTAGGGAAAAAAGTTTTAAATGGTTTTTAGACAAAGATTGATTTACAACTAATTTAAATTGCGAAAAATATTCAGTATTGAAACTATAAGCTCTTTGATGACGGTATGTTCTTTGGTTTTTGTGACAGAACTGGATCCTCTTCCGAGCCCAGGAAGGGGGTCCTTCTAAGCAGCCCATccgggccgttgaaatttgatccaatggctcCAAACAAGGgaccctctaaaagttataataattgcagcTGTTGGATCAAGTTTGAACTGCCCGAATGGGCTGCTCATGAGGATCCCCatcctgagctcaggagaggatccagttCCTTTTGTGACACTCAAACTCCACATTTTTCAAAGAAATTAGTAATTCAAATATCATAAAGTTAGttgttaaaagaataaataaagaaacttgtcaaataaataaagaaaattgtctGAGTCAAAAAAGTAATAGCTTTTAAGAGATCAAAATAGGTGAGTTTTTAAATGTAATTTCAAAGACCTGAATCATTTAATTCAGTGAtcttgatggaagagatccggaaagAATCTCTTAAGATGTATCTAATTTGGAAGGTATTCAACAACGACCACCTTATAGCTTTTTAGGTTTGAAAGAAACCTAACAAGGGGGAGTCTTGTAGTTTAGTAAGACACTTTATAATCAAGCTCACGACATAATTAAGTCCGACTCTTATTATCTGGACTCTTTGAGAATAAAAGTAACAAGAATGAAGGAATTATAATATGAGAAATAAAATAGTGGAGTGATTATAAGTTATAACAAGAAGATACTTAGTGCAACTGTTAATTAACATTATTTTAGAATCTTTTGCATTGTTTATTCACATTGCCCATAATGATTAAGTGAGTGTGACCTAAAGTACCAAACGACTTACTATTTATTTAGTACTCCAATCATATCCTCAACATTATTCGTCAGTGCAAAGACACGTGTTCTTTGATTATGACGCCTAGAGGAAGAAAAGTGGAACTCTAGAGTTgctaatatgattttttttttttttttgaacgcaTATGATTTTTAACGAATAGAGAAGATTTAGACTCAGAAtctcaacaaaataaaatacttttaattgattaaactTTGGatgttttaaattaattttgagaAATAAAATACTTATAATCGATTAAACTTtggattttttaatttaattttcgtataaaaaatttattggaGTCATGTGGGACAAATCTCTTTACATTCTAGTTAGAACTCATCCCATAAGTCTTTATGTTTTATATTAAGTTTTATGAGGGATGCTACACTAATTCGTGATTTTTAGGAtgctaaaatattaatttctgatttctttaAATATCACTCGTTCATTTTCCGTTTTAGGGTGGAAGATATTCCAAAGTTTTGATGACTACTGAGACTGCTGAATGGTATGAGTGGTGACACACGAGTCTACTCCAAGAAAATATGAGCCAAATTATCTTCATGAACTTCATGTTTATAGAATGGAAATTGCTAATAAATATGATGTCGTGATGTCATGTTTCATTTGTAAATCAGAGATTTTAGCTTCGAATTTTAAAACTGATGAGTTCATTACCAATTTATTTCCACCCTTAGTGTAGATCCATCTCattgtaaaagaaaattgttgtcaaacacatttatttctttttaaactaaaaaaaagagtaaaatgaTCATTTTAAACGTAAATAGCAGCTTTCGACAACTTCCGATTGAGTTCGTCAATAAATGTCCACATATGCAAGAAACTTTGTCGAAAATGTTGACATCAAAGCACACAAAGGCAATGCCAATTGTTGCCAagtctcactcatgcactttGTCAAACATTTTAAGTGCACAAAGTGGTTACACCTCAACGACCAAGAAGTCATCGGAGGCGAGCTCAACAATTTTTTTGGCCGCCACGGGATCAATCGACCCCTTTGACCTCAATGTGAATCCTCCAGTAAGGATGTGTGATGCATACGATTATGTCCGTAAGTCTCTGATGAAAAATATGCTGAAAcgattatttttaaattattttactaaaatgataatttttcaatatgttgTCAATGTTTGCTCACAACAATTAAATATTAGTGACATACTGAAAAGTTGATTGTTTTAGCAATTGAAATTTAAGAAATGATGGTTTCTTTTTTGCAAAAAGAAATGAATGGATGCCATAAGTGTTAGTGGTTTGGGTTGCCAGCATGTGAAAGCACTTAGCTAAAAAATGATTGTGGGGTGGTGCACTCTGAAGGGCCAGTGCTGCTCATAAGTCATTGACCCCTTTTCATTTGCTGCTTGGCCTtggattatcatgacacttcaATGTCACCCATTACCATATTGATTATGATCATTATGAACACGTAATAACTCAACTATATAAATTTCACGGCAACAAATGCATAATTTTAGTGATGCCACCGATTGTATAAGAAATTTTCTCTTACAACAACACATAGTTATAATAATATCACCGGTATAATTAATGTGAAGTCACCGGTTGCACGAGAGTATTTCTAAAACCCCAATTGCATATTTGCATTATTTTCTGACTGCTTTCAAAATTGATTGATTTGTCATCATTATCAGTGTTACTGTTGGGGATTTGGGTCAAAAGGACCATCCTGCCAAATTTGGGATCTCAATCTTTTGAAGTGTCGGAGTTTGGCAGATATATGAAAGGGTACCAGAAGTTATGAAGATGTAATCCGTTTAAGATTTGCTATTGCAGAAAGTACTTATGCTATAAGTCCTTTTATTAGAAGCACAGCAAGCTCTATTAAAAATCCGATTATTACTTAAAAATAGTACTTAAAGAGCACTTAACAGATGCTGCTTCAAAAAGAACTTCCATTAAGTATTTTATGTTTGCAACGTTCTGCCTTTTATGAATTATGAAGCAAACAATTTACTCTAGAAACAACATGGATAAGTTTGCAGTAAAATCCGCTGTAATCACGTTCATCAAACAAATGGAATCTCTATTTGAGGAGAACTTCCCTGCACAGCGGCATTCCTGTTGTAAGTTTCTTTCTATCCTATTCGAGAGATCAAAGGTAGGGAACAGGGTGAAGAGatcaaaatttcataaatatCAAACATATGGTTATACATCAATGCGAAGCACCCTAAACCTTCTCGAAGTTTGAGGTTGTCACTAGTCACTGAGAACGTTGAATCTATACTCTAAaataggggtggaaaaaatattccgaaccgaaccgaaaaaattccaatctcaaataaaaaattttccaAACCGAAATTTCCGAAATTTtagggatgctatcccgaaccgattCTGAAATTTCGATACGGGATTCAGGATTGTCTTCTCAATATTTTGGGAATCCCATATCGAAccgaaaaaatatattatttaattattatatatatatattatatattttatttttttaattatagttAGAGTTAATTTCAACCATTGGATTGTTTCAAATTGCTCTGCGCTGTCCATTCATTGTTATGGTTCTCCAACCTTCTctccattcatttcaattgaagCCAACCTCCCTCCCTCAGCCGCCTAgccctctcatctctgtctcgaATGTGAAGCTCAACTCCAGCCAGTCACCGGCCCACTACCACAGTGCATTGTGCACCGATTCTCCTCCAAATCAGGTAAATTTTAGAATTAATTTAGGGTTCGAATTTTAGATTAAGGTTGAAATTTGTTCATGTTTTGGATTGGATGTTCATGATTCCATCCTTAATTTAATCTCTATATTTATGTTTACCATTAGGTTAGggtttatgaaatttttttttgcgatttagGAGTTTGGCTATGAtttgttatgttttgtttttgttaggcAGCTTAAAGACtttcaaaaatttcaatttgCGACTACACTCTCTGTTACTTAACTGATTGGAAATGCATGAATTGACAGTTGAAGCCGCCACCACCTAGAGTGCTAGATTGAGGGAGAAGCTCCCAACCCTAGGAAAGGAAACTCCTAAAAGCATATATCATGAAAGGGTATATTACATTTTCCTACCTCAAGTTTggaatctatttcaattccttacaacatcttcaaaacatttcactttcataccttaagtactattttatttcaaaataatacctccattacattttccatccattgatttattaaatgctgacgtggctgccatatatatgccacgtgtcaaataaaataatttattattattattttttttaaaaacctgaattttctcaaaaaaaaaaaggggtaaattacactttcatacctcaggtttggggtttatttcaattccttacaacattttcaaaacattttactttcataccttaattactattttatttcaaaataatacct is from Pyrus communis chromosome 10, drPyrComm1.1, whole genome shotgun sequence and encodes:
- the LOC137748615 gene encoding 3-epi-6-deoxocathasterone 23-monooxygenase CYP90C1-like, translated to MGWILGCWVLVGILVGSLYWFNKEKKNQNKKDREIQKGQVPKGKLGWPFIGETLDFIACGYTSRPVSFMEKRRSLYGKVFKTNILGTPIIVSTDAEVNKVVMQNHGNTFIPAYPKSITELMGKYSILQTNGSLHKRVHGLIAGFLKSPQFKARITADIENSIKLNLALWRDMQSPIYVQDETQKITFEVLVKVLMSIDPGEDLNLLKREFEEFIKGLICIPIKLPGTRLYKSLKARERLLKMVGKILDTKKMAMENTICAQKTIPVKDAMDVLLDGGDQKNEIQGLPLDFITGNIIEMMIPGEETVPMAMTLAIKFLSDSPVALDKLREENMELKRQKKKKKTDSTENYAWTDYMSLPFTQNVISETLRMANIINAVWRKAQKDVEIKGYLIPKGWCVLASFTSVHMDEENYKNPYQFDPWRWEKLEAAVNYNTSFTPFGGGQRLCPGLELSRLELSIFLHHLVTNYRWVAEKDDIVHFPTVKMKRKLPIKVTSINT